From the Chloroflexia bacterium SDU3-3 genome, one window contains:
- a CDS encoding polysaccharide deacetylase family protein has protein sequence MTRRFLALALALGLLVLVGAFLMVRQRQLSCAPIPLLSDDILPNAALMPANGSRMPDGWASRASGVELRGQAVSQNPDEWGFDLDGDGRSLQLIGIANEVLTPLVPVAPGRSYCFVGRALADSPAKHSATRLRLVFEWQDGAGQTLAEQPSIWQQASLWRQDAAVDWSTITAAAQAPAQAAALRVHVQPSSDDRVYLDGMHLRATMFGPSQLAAQPPAAPAQVQLAPWPGGAQAALAFTFDWETEMGGLIHTRSTSDDPNAASTPELRAMRMREGVTTTLDLFRPHGFRATYYATGYNFLMGNTEGRSFMGDPTYAWATRQAGWQQDWSRQPWFGDDPRGTVASHPGWYFGDLIAMLQAEKQDIQSHTFAHFSGQYVTSDDWRSDLAAWKEAAAARGVAPARSLAFPWSSSNGMSDDDWRALEEAGIRSVTRTAWSQPKSALFARATPAADGLVEQPRCRPIPGHERILACPDFYLHDGSAAAATRQIDAAIAAGGMIDMWAHTEEVTTPSQLATWAQVVAYAAAQRDAGRLWVAPLSEIADWQQALDMVTLDVRTNNDQTMVITVTNTSSLELSGLALRVPASVRRAEAAGTAMALPGAGLLTLDVAPGQRVEVTLWPE, from the coding sequence GTGACCCGACGTTTTCTCGCGCTTGCTCTGGCGCTGGGCCTCCTGGTGCTTGTGGGCGCTTTCCTTATGGTGCGGCAGCGCCAGCTGAGCTGCGCACCCATCCCATTGCTGAGCGACGACATCCTGCCCAATGCGGCCCTGATGCCCGCGAACGGATCGCGCATGCCCGATGGGTGGGCCAGCCGCGCATCCGGCGTGGAGCTGCGCGGCCAGGCCGTGAGCCAGAACCCCGACGAGTGGGGCTTCGATCTGGATGGCGACGGTCGCTCGCTCCAGCTGATCGGCATCGCCAACGAGGTGCTGACGCCGCTGGTGCCGGTGGCGCCTGGGCGATCCTACTGCTTTGTGGGCCGCGCCCTGGCCGACAGCCCCGCCAAGCACTCGGCCACCCGGCTGCGGCTGGTGTTCGAGTGGCAGGATGGCGCGGGCCAGACGCTGGCGGAGCAGCCCAGCATCTGGCAGCAGGCCTCGCTCTGGCGGCAGGATGCGGCGGTGGATTGGTCCACCATCACGGCGGCGGCGCAGGCCCCGGCCCAGGCCGCCGCGCTGCGGGTGCATGTGCAGCCCAGCTCGGACGACCGCGTGTACCTAGATGGCATGCATCTGCGGGCCACGATGTTTGGCCCCAGCCAGCTGGCCGCGCAGCCCCCCGCCGCCCCCGCCCAGGTGCAGCTCGCGCCCTGGCCCGGCGGCGCGCAGGCCGCGCTCGCCTTCACCTTCGACTGGGAGACCGAGATGGGCGGCCTCATCCACACCCGCTCGACCAGCGACGACCCCAACGCGGCGAGCACCCCCGAGCTGCGCGCCATGCGCATGCGCGAGGGTGTCACCACCACGCTCGACCTGTTTCGGCCCCACGGGTTCCGCGCCACCTACTACGCCACCGGCTACAACTTTCTGATGGGCAACACCGAGGGCCGCAGCTTTATGGGCGACCCGACCTACGCATGGGCCACGCGGCAGGCGGGCTGGCAGCAGGATTGGTCGCGGCAGCCCTGGTTTGGTGACGACCCGCGCGGCACGGTGGCCAGCCACCCTGGCTGGTACTTTGGCGACCTGATCGCCATGCTCCAGGCCGAGAAGCAGGACATCCAGTCGCACACCTTCGCTCATTTTTCGGGCCAATATGTGACCAGCGACGACTGGAGGAGCGATCTGGCGGCCTGGAAGGAAGCCGCCGCCGCGCGCGGCGTGGCCCCGGCGCGCTCGCTGGCCTTCCCTTGGTCCAGCAGCAACGGCATGAGCGACGACGACTGGCGCGCGCTGGAGGAGGCGGGCATCCGCTCGGTCACGCGCACCGCGTGGTCGCAGCCCAAGTCGGCGCTGTTCGCCCGCGCCACCCCCGCCGCCGACGGCCTGGTCGAGCAGCCGCGCTGCCGCCCCATTCCCGGCCACGAGCGCATCCTGGCCTGCCCCGACTTCTACCTGCACGACGGCAGCGCCGCCGCCGCCACCCGCCAGATCGACGCGGCCATCGCGGCGGGCGGCATGATCGACATGTGGGCGCACACCGAGGAGGTGACGACGCCCAGCCAGCTCGCCACGTGGGCGCAGGTGGTGGCCTACGCCGCCGCCCAGCGCGACGCGGGCAGGCTGTGGGTGGCCCCGCTGAGCGAGATCGCCGACTGGCAGCAGGCGCTCGACATGGTGACGCTGGATGTGCGCACCAACAACGATCAGACAATGGTGATAACTGTGACCAATACAAGCTCTCTCGAACTTAGCGGGCTGGCGCTGCGCGTGCCCGCCAGCGTGCGGCGGGCCGAGGCCGCAGGCACGGCCATGGCTCTGCCCGGCGCGGGCCTGCTGACGCTGGATGTGGCCCCCGGCCAGCGCGTGGAGGTGACCCTATGGCCCGAGTAG
- a CDS encoding ABC transporter ATP-binding protein encodes MANAIEFHDVSKRFTLHTDKRDTVQERITGLFRPRGQSEDYWALRGVSFEVPEGQSIALVGHNGAGKSTALKLMTRILEPTTGTVQMRGRIAALLELGSGFHPDLSGRENVFLNGSLMGFSRRDMELRLEEIIDFSGIGQFIDMEVKHYSSGMYTRLAFAVATSVDPDILITDEVLAVGDEAFQRKCMERIYSFRQQGKTIVFVSHALDTVRTLCDHAVWLEKGEPQLVGEAGEVVDAYLAKVNEAEAEALRKRGLSTGAGEDTPYRRGTREIEIVRVELIGATGRDQLVFNTREPLTVRMHYVAHQRIERPVFGIGLNHESGFLISGPNTAFSHVDIASVQGAGHVDYVIESLPLLAGRYAFSVAAYDETMQHPYDHHDRLYPITVHSTGLSERYGVVPLAGGWKICDD; translated from the coding sequence ATGGCAAACGCGATAGAATTTCACGATGTCTCCAAGCGCTTCACGCTGCACACCGATAAACGCGACACGGTTCAGGAGCGGATCACCGGCCTGTTCCGCCCGCGCGGCCAGTCCGAGGACTACTGGGCGCTGCGCGGGGTCTCGTTCGAGGTGCCCGAGGGCCAGAGCATCGCGCTGGTGGGCCACAACGGCGCGGGCAAATCCACCGCGCTCAAGCTGATGACCCGCATCCTGGAGCCGACCACGGGCACGGTGCAGATGCGCGGGCGGATCGCGGCGCTGCTGGAGCTGGGCAGCGGCTTCCACCCCGACCTGAGCGGGCGCGAGAACGTGTTCCTGAACGGCTCGCTGATGGGCTTCTCGCGCCGCGATATGGAGCTGCGTCTAGAGGAGATTATCGACTTCTCGGGCATCGGCCAGTTCATCGACATGGAGGTCAAGCACTACTCGTCGGGCATGTACACCCGCCTGGCCTTCGCCGTGGCCACCTCGGTCGACCCCGACATCCTGATCACCGACGAGGTGCTGGCGGTCGGCGACGAGGCCTTCCAGCGCAAGTGTATGGAGCGAATCTACAGCTTCCGCCAGCAGGGCAAGACGATCGTGTTTGTCTCGCACGCGCTCGACACAGTGCGCACGCTGTGCGACCACGCGGTGTGGCTGGAAAAGGGCGAGCCGCAGCTGGTGGGCGAGGCGGGCGAGGTGGTGGATGCCTACCTGGCCAAGGTGAATGAGGCCGAGGCCGAGGCGCTGCGCAAGCGCGGCCTGTCCACCGGCGCGGGCGAGGACACGCCTTACCGGCGCGGCACCCGCGAGATCGAGATCGTGCGGGTCGAGCTGATCGGCGCGACGGGCCGCGACCAGTTGGTGTTCAACACCCGCGAGCCGCTGACGGTGCGCATGCACTACGTGGCCCATCAGCGCATCGAGCGGCCCGTGTTTGGCATCGGCCTGAACCACGAGAGCGGCTTCCTGATCAGCGGGCCGAACACCGCGTTCAGCCATGTCGACATCGCCTCGGTGCAGGGCGCTGGCCACGTGGACTACGTGATCGAGTCGCTGCCGCTGCTGGCCGGGCGCTACGCCTTCAGCGTGGCCGCCTACGATGAGACCATGCAGCACCCCTACGACCACCACGACAGGCTCTACCCGATCACTGTGCATAGCACTGGGCTCAGCGAGCGCTACGGCGTGGTGCCGCTGGCCGGTGGCTGGAAGATCTGCGATGACTAG
- the secF gene encoding protein translocase subunit SecF, whose amino-acid sequence MNKIVAHRYWWFALSLLLILPGLVFLMIPGIGLRPSIDFAGGSMWEINLPKAQASDIHTEDIREIFAQNGLENAVVQMSEAKLPDGSTVPSAIIRSKSLDANNAEKQQQDILAALSAKYGEAQREQMQSVGATVSQESTRSAVLAVIGAMAVILVYLTIAFRKAPHPIRYGTCAILAMAHDVLVVLGSASILGYFVGLEVDSLFLTALLTIISFSVHDTIVVFDRVRENLAHRRSGESFEEVVNHSIVQTLPRSINTQLTSMFTLTALLMFGGASIRNFVIILLIGLISGTYSSIFNAAQLLVVWENYEWRNWFRGNRSSETASA is encoded by the coding sequence ATGAACAAAATTGTGGCCCACCGCTACTGGTGGTTTGCGCTTTCCCTGCTGTTGATCCTTCCGGGCTTGGTGTTTCTGATGATCCCCGGCATCGGCCTGCGCCCGAGCATCGATTTCGCTGGCGGCTCGATGTGGGAGATCAACCTGCCCAAGGCCCAGGCCAGCGACATCCACACCGAAGACATCCGCGAGATCTTCGCCCAGAACGGCCTGGAGAACGCGGTGGTTCAGATGAGCGAGGCCAAGCTGCCCGATGGCAGCACGGTGCCTAGCGCGATCATCCGCTCGAAGTCGCTTGACGCCAACAACGCCGAGAAGCAGCAGCAGGATATCCTGGCCGCGCTGAGCGCGAAGTATGGCGAGGCCCAGCGCGAGCAGATGCAGAGCGTGGGCGCGACGGTGAGCCAGGAGTCGACCCGCAGCGCGGTGCTGGCGGTGATCGGCGCGATGGCGGTGATCCTGGTCTACCTGACCATCGCCTTCCGCAAGGCCCCGCACCCCATCCGCTACGGCACATGCGCCATCTTGGCCATGGCCCACGATGTGCTGGTGGTGCTCGGCTCGGCCTCGATCCTCGGCTACTTCGTGGGTCTAGAGGTCGACTCGCTGTTCCTCACCGCGCTGCTCACGATCATCAGCTTCTCGGTGCACGATACGATCGTGGTGTTCGACCGCGTGCGCGAGAACCTGGCCCACCGCCGCAGCGGCGAGAGCTTCGAGGAGGTGGTGAACCACTCGATCGTGCAGACTCTGCCGCGCTCGATCAACACCCAGCTGACCTCGATGTTCACGCTCACGGCGCTGCTGATGTTTGGCGGCGCGAGCATCCGCAACTTCGTGATCATCCTGCTGATCGGCCTGATCTCGGGCACCTACTCGTCGATCTTCAACGCCGCCCAGCTGCTGGTGGTGTGGGAGAACTACGAGTGGCGCAACTGGTTCCGTGGCAACCGTTCCAGCGAGACGGCCTCGGCCTAG
- the secD gene encoding protein translocase subunit SecD, with translation MRNRNVITLILILVVAGLAIWIDFAPDNTWLGRDVSTRLGLDLQGGTQVLLKAVSQTDQAVTRDEIQTAARVIEQRVNGLGVSEAVVQTSGNDRIVVEMPGVKDPEQAIQTIRSTGQLEFVDPQAQYLTTGAIVRTSNNPNPAALLATATPTSTATLSETGALTSTATLTPTTEAQGPIFSSITKGRDLSTSDVMLNFGSNQNITSGQYAVNFAYRGESATALERWTSQNIGKPMCIVIDNTVQSCATVQATLVGGQGQITTSTKQESEAIYQQLKYGALPVSLSIESSRTVGATLGADSVSASLFAGIVGLAVVALFMILYYRLPGVLATVALLIYTAISFAIYRVVPITLTLAGIAGFVLSIGVAVDANVLIFARLKEELRKGMSLRKSVDLSFKEAWPAIRDSSAATIITSVILFMFGNSFGVSIIKGFAVTLGLGILISLFTAVTATRTFLHMIVPLPFAQNPWMYELDEAPGLEHGRRDDRGVATEA, from the coding sequence GTGCGAAATCGAAATGTTATAACCTTGATCCTGATCTTGGTGGTGGCTGGTCTGGCGATCTGGATTGATTTTGCGCCCGACAACACCTGGCTTGGCCGCGATGTGAGCACGCGTCTTGGCCTTGATCTCCAGGGCGGCACCCAGGTGCTGCTCAAAGCAGTCTCGCAGACCGACCAGGCCGTGACCAGAGATGAGATCCAGACTGCCGCTCGTGTGATCGAGCAGCGCGTCAACGGCCTCGGCGTCAGCGAGGCGGTGGTGCAGACCTCGGGGAACGACCGCATCGTCGTCGAGATGCCGGGCGTCAAAGACCCCGAGCAGGCCATCCAGACCATCCGCAGCACCGGCCAGCTGGAGTTTGTCGACCCGCAGGCCCAGTACCTGACCACCGGCGCGATCGTGCGCACCAGCAACAACCCCAACCCCGCCGCCCTGCTGGCCACGGCCACGCCCACCAGCACCGCGACGCTGAGCGAGACCGGCGCGCTCACCAGCACCGCCACGCTCACCCCGACCACCGAGGCCCAAGGCCCGATCTTCAGCAGCATCACCAAGGGCCGCGACCTGAGCACCAGCGATGTGATGCTGAACTTCGGCTCCAACCAGAACATCACATCGGGCCAGTACGCCGTGAACTTCGCGTATCGCGGCGAGTCGGCCACCGCGCTGGAGCGCTGGACCTCGCAGAACATCGGCAAGCCGATGTGTATCGTGATCGACAACACGGTGCAGAGCTGCGCCACCGTGCAGGCCACCCTGGTGGGCGGCCAGGGCCAGATCACCACCAGCACCAAGCAGGAGTCCGAGGCGATCTACCAGCAGCTGAAGTACGGCGCGCTGCCGGTCTCGCTCTCGATCGAGTCGAGCCGCACCGTGGGCGCGACCCTGGGTGCCGACTCGGTGTCGGCCAGCCTGTTCGCGGGTATCGTCGGCCTGGCCGTGGTGGCGCTGTTCATGATCCTCTACTACCGCCTGCCGGGCGTGCTGGCCACCGTGGCGCTGCTGATCTACACCGCGATCAGCTTCGCGATCTACCGTGTGGTGCCGATCACGCTCACCCTGGCCGGTATCGCGGGCTTCGTGCTCTCGATCGGTGTGGCGGTGGATGCCAACGTGCTGATCTTCGCCCGCCTGAAGGAAGAGCTGCGCAAGGGTATGAGCCTGCGCAAGTCGGTCGACCTCTCCTTCAAGGAGGCCTGGCCGGCCATCCGCGACTCCAGCGCGGCCACGATCATCACCAGCGTCATTCTGTTCATGTTCGGCAACTCGTTCGGCGTCAGCATCATCAAGGGCTTCGCTGTAACCCTGGGCCTGGGTATCCTGATCAGCCTGTTCACGGCGGTGACGGCGACCCGCACCTTCCTGCACATGATCGTGCCGCTGCCCTTTGCCCAGAACCCCTGGATGTACGAGCTGGATGAGGCCCCTGGCCTTGAGCACGGGCGGCGCGATGATCGCGGCGTAGCGACCGAAGCCTAG
- a CDS encoding ABC transporter permease has product MARVALPPTVSSALLRQRGPLRAYQWIWLLGCVLVALAVGAPRIVTRPVLYTAQSAVQVDPARSYAPLVTTQPDAANYAAERGEFDAVAKIAVGLLRVKQTEAGPVYPRLGSYESPNSSFSVTFAPQADGRVLVTTLTDDAAQAQRLADDAAEAFARSLRAAGGREIFRQLVGWEAYGAATGTPAKDAFQRDLRDIWLREAFPLRVAVNFVEKPHTVDMLAPEDRSDLARALEVREQELSQVDLYALRVRRDGAEGEARAQMTTDVQRLERGLASIRDALAVLYSTYGETYSPDAPSAVYRSQLATAASVIDPQIPQLLGLVVLLGLVFGGLGVALDRSAGVMPKLGEIWSYRELIRNLVLRDLRVRYKGSMFGYLWTQLAPLLLMLVFLFVFSTLQKQAIALFPVFLIVGLLPWNFCAEAMTSGSRSIIDNANLIKKVFFPREILPMVSVISALVNYVLSLPMMFLVIAVAQLLYKPLGHINFSITYAYLPVLLLLEAMLMTGIVFFTSALAVSFRDFVHLIGILVQFWFFLTPVVYSMSNLQLSPAQEQAMRWLNPMASLIEFYHETLYGGVVYVNEIPVTAWPALDSVFRVFLTAVVVLSVGYWFFQRRSRTFGESI; this is encoded by the coding sequence ATGGCCCGAGTAGCCCTGCCCCCCACCGTCTCCTCGGCGCTGCTGCGCCAGCGCGGCCCGCTGCGGGCCTACCAGTGGATCTGGCTGCTGGGCTGCGTGCTGGTGGCGCTGGCCGTGGGCGCGCCGCGCATCGTCACGCGGCCCGTGCTCTACACCGCGCAGAGCGCCGTGCAGGTGGACCCGGCGCGCAGCTACGCGCCGCTGGTGACCACGCAGCCCGACGCCGCCAACTACGCCGCCGAGCGCGGCGAGTTCGACGCCGTGGCCAAGATCGCTGTGGGGCTGCTGCGCGTGAAGCAGACCGAGGCTGGCCCGGTCTACCCGCGCCTGGGCAGCTACGAAAGCCCGAACAGCAGCTTCTCGGTCACGTTTGCGCCCCAGGCCGATGGCCGCGTGCTGGTGACGACCCTGACCGACGATGCGGCCCAGGCCCAGCGGCTGGCCGACGACGCCGCCGAGGCCTTCGCGCGCAGCCTGCGGGCGGCGGGCGGGCGCGAGATCTTCCGCCAGCTGGTGGGCTGGGAGGCCTACGGCGCGGCCACCGGCACGCCCGCCAAGGATGCCTTCCAGCGCGACCTGCGCGACATCTGGCTGCGCGAGGCCTTCCCGCTGCGCGTGGCGGTGAACTTTGTCGAGAAGCCCCACACCGTGGACATGCTGGCCCCCGAGGACCGCAGCGACCTGGCCCGCGCGCTGGAGGTGCGCGAGCAGGAGCTGAGCCAGGTGGATCTGTACGCCCTGCGGGTGCGCCGCGACGGGGCCGAGGGCGAGGCCCGCGCCCAGATGACCACCGACGTGCAGCGACTGGAGCGCGGCCTGGCCTCCATCCGCGATGCGCTGGCCGTGCTCTACAGCACCTATGGCGAGACCTACAGCCCCGACGCGCCGAGCGCGGTGTACCGCAGCCAGCTGGCCACCGCCGCCAGCGTGATCGACCCGCAGATCCCGCAGCTGCTAGGGCTGGTGGTGCTGCTGGGCCTGGTGTTCGGCGGGCTGGGCGTGGCGCTCGACCGCAGCGCCGGGGTGATGCCCAAGCTGGGCGAGATCTGGTCATACCGCGAGCTGATCCGCAACCTGGTGCTGCGCGACCTGCGCGTGCGCTACAAGGGCAGCATGTTCGGCTACCTGTGGACCCAGCTGGCCCCGCTGCTGCTGATGCTGGTGTTCCTGTTCGTGTTCAGCACGCTCCAGAAGCAGGCGATCGCGCTGTTCCCGGTGTTTCTGATCGTGGGCCTGCTGCCCTGGAACTTCTGCGCCGAGGCCATGACCAGCGGCTCGCGCAGCATCATCGACAACGCCAACCTGATCAAGAAGGTGTTCTTCCCGCGCGAGATCCTGCCGATGGTGAGCGTGATCTCGGCGCTGGTAAACTATGTGCTCTCGCTGCCGATGATGTTTTTGGTGATCGCGGTCGCCCAGCTGCTCTACAAGCCGCTTGGCCATATCAACTTCTCGATCACCTACGCCTACCTGCCGGTGCTGCTGCTGCTTGAGGCCATGCTGATGACCGGCATCGTGTTCTTCACCAGCGCGCTGGCGGTCAGCTTCCGCGACTTCGTGCACCTGATCGGCATCCTGGTGCAGTTCTGGTTCTTCCTCACGCCGGTGGTCTACTCCATGTCCAACCTGCAGCTCAGCCCCGCGCAGGAGCAGGCGATGCGCTGGCTCAACCCCATGGCCTCGCTGATCGAGTTCTACCACGAGACGCTCTACGGCGGCGTGGTATATGTGAACGAGATCCCGGTGACGGCCTGGCCCGCGCTCGACAGCGTGTTTCGGGTGTTTCTGACGGCGGTGGTGGTGCTGTCGGTCGGCTACTGGTTCTTCCAGCGTCGCAGCCGCACGTTTGGCGAATCGATCTAG
- a CDS encoding glycosyltransferase family 2 protein, translating to MRPCSTPTTTTTGSTRSLCIALGSASATAWCRWPVAGRSAMTSAPIATIAIITYNSAEQIEACLAAASQLEPLGAYELLVLDNASHDGTLQRVRASFPQVRLIAEGENWGFAGGVNRAAAAATGEYVLLLNPDATPEPSWARELLAALAQPGVGVAGSRVLEPDGRIQSLGSDIDMRVLLTAHRTAPLGEDLADVDAVHGAAMGFARQVWRQLGGFDEGFYPAYWEEVDFCERVRRAGMRCVVAPRAAVRHAEASSTGKYSPEFYGYYLRNRLRYAAKWLAWPELWGSFRPAEHARLRIAPMVDCQVASLVYDRGVPAPELPNASARASLRQLGGDLRTRKLPEDTTALIDAQLALAEENSVHHEVQFTSRLGVLARFRTIWNSVATRWYVRPNLDQQTRYNLAVQRAFSAYLRQETARAAAQSLDVALLAYRMEQDSQRTVGN from the coding sequence ATGAGACCATGCAGCACCCCTACGACCACCACGACAGGCTCTACCCGATCACTGTGCATAGCACTGGGCTCAGCGAGCGCTACGGCGTGGTGCCGCTGGCCGGTGGCTGGAAGATCTGCGATGACTAGCGCGCCTATCGCCACTATCGCCATCATCACCTACAACAGCGCCGAGCAGATCGAGGCCTGCCTGGCGGCGGCCAGCCAGCTGGAGCCGCTGGGTGCGTACGAGCTGCTGGTGCTGGACAACGCCTCGCACGATGGCACGCTCCAGCGCGTGCGCGCCAGCTTCCCCCAGGTGCGCCTGATCGCCGAGGGCGAGAACTGGGGCTTTGCTGGCGGGGTTAACCGCGCCGCCGCCGCCGCCACGGGCGAGTACGTGCTGCTGCTCAACCCCGACGCCACCCCCGAGCCATCGTGGGCGCGCGAGCTGCTGGCCGCGCTGGCCCAGCCGGGCGTGGGTGTGGCGGGCAGCCGCGTGCTGGAGCCGGATGGCCGCATCCAGTCGCTGGGCAGCGACATCGACATGCGCGTGCTGCTCACAGCGCACCGCACTGCGCCGCTGGGCGAGGATCTGGCCGATGTGGATGCGGTGCACGGCGCGGCCATGGGCTTCGCGCGGCAGGTCTGGCGGCAGCTGGGCGGCTTCGACGAGGGCTTCTACCCGGCCTACTGGGAAGAGGTTGACTTCTGCGAGCGTGTGCGGCGCGCTGGCATGCGCTGCGTGGTGGCCCCGCGCGCCGCTGTGCGCCACGCCGAGGCCTCATCCACCGGCAAGTACAGCCCCGAGTTCTACGGCTACTACCTGCGCAACCGGCTGCGCTACGCCGCCAAGTGGCTGGCCTGGCCCGAGCTATGGGGCAGCTTCCGCCCCGCCGAGCACGCGCGGCTGCGAATAGCACCAATGGTTGATTGCCAAGTTGCCTCGCTGGTGTATGATAGAGGCGTACCAGCGCCAGAATTGCCAAACGCATCCGCCCGCGCCAGCCTACGGCAGCTTGGCGGCGATCTGCGCACGCGCAAGCTGCCCGAAGACACAACGGCCCTGATCGATGCCCAGCTCGCGCTGGCCGAGGAGAACAGCGTCCATCACGAGGTGCAGTTTACCTCGCGGCTGGGCGTGCTGGCGCGCTTCCGCACGATCTGGAACAGCGTGGCCACACGCTGGTATGTGCGCCCGAACCTCGATCAGCAGACCCGCTACAACCTAGCGGTGCAGCGCGCCTTCTCGGCCTATCTGCGCCAGGAGACCGCGCGGGCGGCGGCGCAGTCGCTGGATGTGGCGCTGCTCGCCTATCGGATGGAGCAGGATTCGCAACGCACCGTTGGGAACTAG
- a CDS encoding protein kinase yields the protein MTASPYNTLPPKTMLQGRYRIIRLIGRGGMGAVYEATDTRLRTSVAIKQTLVNNGQFRNAFQREAYILARLRHIALPFVTDFFSEEEVEFLVMQFIPGPDLAAQLARRSQPFELDQVLRWADQLLDALIYLHEQEIMVLHRDIKPQNLKVLPNGQVVLLDFGLAKGAATTQSEAMTVSSIFGFTPNYAPLEQIRSNGTEPRSDIYSLAATLYHLLANATPANALERVEASVNGLPDPLHDLRALNPSVPAAVSSILMRALDLRIDNRPPTARAMRAALDEVRSVIVQDASQAETVLVAHAASGSSAPRVATAIQDEPASAPAERALSSDIRSLGPAAPSTLRLGRWSLPLRAPAAWVGLAVVGIALIGGGVLPPLLSQPGGGGPIMSLMGNRPTSTATLTPSTTATATLRPTRRATQAPTATATPTATATLTPTATLTPTATLTPTRRPTVRPRPSRTPEPPTPEPPTPEPPTPEPPTPVTLTAAPNRPSARQEQDSDNRDSPTATPVRTQIVITIEPTLDLTNIPTSEPTMSATEKPTSDAYPGPGGSTSTPQASSEPTSEPTSEPTSEPTSEPTSEPTSEPTSEPTSKPTSEPTERPTSGASL from the coding sequence ATGACCGCTTCTCCCTACAACACGCTGCCTCCAAAGACGATGCTGCAGGGCCGCTATCGGATCATCCGCCTGATCGGGCGCGGTGGCATGGGCGCTGTCTACGAGGCGACCGACACCCGGCTGCGCACCTCGGTGGCGATCAAGCAGACGCTGGTGAACAACGGGCAGTTCCGCAATGCCTTCCAGCGCGAGGCCTATATCCTCGCGCGGCTGCGCCATATCGCGCTGCCGTTTGTGACCGATTTCTTCAGCGAGGAAGAGGTTGAGTTCCTGGTGATGCAGTTTATCCCAGGCCCCGATCTGGCGGCGCAGCTGGCCCGCCGCAGCCAGCCGTTCGAGCTAGACCAGGTGCTGCGCTGGGCCGATCAGCTGCTGGATGCCCTGATCTACCTGCACGAGCAGGAGATAATGGTGCTGCACCGCGACATCAAGCCTCAGAATCTTAAGGTACTGCCCAACGGTCAGGTGGTGCTGCTCGACTTCGGCCTCGCCAAGGGTGCCGCCACCACGCAGTCCGAGGCGATGACGGTCAGCAGCATCTTTGGCTTCACGCCCAACTACGCCCCGCTTGAGCAGATCCGCTCCAACGGCACTGAGCCGCGATCCGACATCTACTCGCTGGCGGCCACGCTCTACCACCTGCTAGCCAACGCCACGCCCGCCAATGCGCTTGAGCGGGTCGAGGCCAGCGTCAACGGCCTGCCCGACCCGCTGCACGACCTGCGCGCGCTGAACCCGAGCGTGCCCGCCGCCGTCAGCTCCATCCTTATGCGCGCGCTCGACCTGCGGATCGATAATCGCCCACCCACCGCCCGCGCCATGCGCGCCGCCCTGGACGAGGTGCGCAGCGTGATCGTGCAGGATGCATCCCAGGCCGAGACGGTGCTGGTGGCCCATGCGGCCTCGGGCAGCAGCGCGCCCCGCGTGGCCACGGCCATCCAAGATGAACCGGCGAGCGCACCAGCGGAGCGTGCGCTGTCATCCGACATTCGCTCGCTCGGGCCAGCCGCGCCCAGTACCCTGCGCCTTGGGCGCTGGAGCCTGCCGCTGCGCGCGCCTGCGGCCTGGGTGGGCCTGGCCGTGGTCGGCATCGCGCTGATCGGTGGTGGCGTGCTGCCGCCGCTGCTGTCGCAGCCTGGCGGCGGCGGCCCGATCATGAGCCTGATGGGCAACCGCCCAACGAGCACCGCAACGCTCACTCCATCCACCACCGCCACCGCAACGCTCAGGCCCACGCGCCGGGCTACACAGGCCCCCACGGCCACGGCTACGCCCACGGCCACGGCCACGCTCACACCCACGGCCACGCTCACACCCACGGCCACGCTTACGCCGACACGCCGCCCTACTGTGCGCCCGCGCCCCTCGCGCACGCCCGAGCCGCCGACGCCCGAGCCGCCGACGCCCGAGCCGCCGACGCCCGAGCCGCCGACGCCTGTGACGCTCACCGCCGCGCCAAATAGGCCTTCGGCACGCCAAGAGCAAGATTCGGATAACCGCGACTCGCCAACGGCGACCCCGGTGCGGACCCAGATCGTGATCACGATAGAGCCAACTCTCGATCTGACGAATATTCCGACCAGCGAGCCGACCATGTCGGCCACCGAGAAGCCGACCAGCGACGCCTACCCTGGCCCTGGCGGCTCAACCTCGACGCCGCAAGCCTCCAGCGAGCCGACGAGCGAGCCGACGAGCGAACCGACGAGCGAACCGACCAGCGAACCGACCAGCGAACCGACCAGCGAGCCGACCAGCGAGCCGACCAGCAAGCCGACCAGCGAGCCGACCGAGCGACCAACTTCTGGGGCTAGCCTCTAG